The following coding sequences lie in one Pseudomonas svalbardensis genomic window:
- a CDS encoding flavin monoamine oxidase family protein, which yields MNKNNRHPADGKKPVTIFGPDFPFAFDDWIEHPAGLGSIPGYNHGAEVAIVGAGIAGLVAAYELMKLGLKPVVYEASKMGGRLRSQAFNGAEGIIAELGGMRFPVSSTAFYHYVDKLGLETKPFPNPLTPASGSTVIDLEGQTHYAQKLADLPALFQEVADAWADALEAGSQFSDIQQAIRDRDVPRLKELWNTLVPLWDDRTFYDFVATSKAFAKLSFHHREVFGQVGFGTGGWDSDFPNSMLEIFRVVMTNCDDHQHLVVGGVEQVPLGIWRHVPERCVHWQEGTSLSSLHSGAPRSGVKKIAHAPNGRFTVTDNYGDTREYAAVLTTCQSWLLTTQIECDESLFSQKMWMALDRTRYMQSSKTFVMVDRPFWKDKDPETGRDLMSMTLTDRLTRGTYLFDNGDDKPGVICLSYSWMSDALKMLPHPVEKRVKLALDALKKIYPKVDIAARIIGDPITVSWEADPHFLGAFKGALPGHYRYNQRMYAHFMQADMPAEQRGIFIAGDDVSWTPAWVEGAVQTSLNAVWGIMKHFGGETHAENPGPGDVFNEIGPIALHE from the coding sequence ATGAACAAGAACAATCGCCATCCTGCAGACGGTAAAAAACCAGTCACCATTTTCGGTCCGGACTTTCCCTTCGCCTTCGACGACTGGATCGAGCACCCGGCCGGCCTGGGCAGTATCCCTGGTTACAATCATGGCGCCGAGGTTGCGATCGTCGGTGCTGGCATCGCAGGTCTGGTGGCCGCGTACGAATTGATGAAACTGGGCCTCAAACCCGTCGTCTACGAAGCCTCGAAAATGGGCGGCCGTCTGCGCTCCCAGGCATTCAATGGCGCTGAAGGCATCATCGCCGAACTCGGCGGCATGCGCTTCCCGGTGTCGTCCACCGCGTTTTATCACTACGTCGACAAGCTCGGCCTTGAAACCAAACCTTTCCCGAACCCGCTGACACCTGCCTCGGGCAGCACGGTGATCGACCTCGAAGGTCAGACTCATTACGCACAGAAACTGGCGGATCTTCCTGCACTGTTCCAGGAAGTCGCCGACGCCTGGGCCGATGCGCTGGAAGCCGGTTCGCAGTTCTCTGACATCCAGCAAGCGATCCGCGACCGCGATGTGCCGCGCCTCAAAGAGCTGTGGAACACCCTCGTTCCGCTGTGGGACGACCGCACCTTCTACGACTTCGTTGCCACTTCCAAAGCCTTCGCCAAACTCTCGTTCCATCACCGCGAAGTGTTTGGTCAGGTCGGTTTCGGTACCGGCGGCTGGGACTCGGACTTCCCGAACTCAATGCTGGAAATCTTCCGTGTGGTCATGACCAACTGCGACGATCACCAACACTTGGTGGTCGGCGGCGTCGAACAAGTGCCATTGGGGATCTGGCGTCATGTGCCGGAACGTTGCGTGCACTGGCAAGAAGGCACCAGCCTCAGCTCGCTGCATAGCGGCGCACCACGTTCCGGTGTGAAAAAAATCGCCCACGCACCGAACGGCCGTTTTACGGTCACTGACAACTACGGCGACACCCGCGAATACGCCGCTGTTCTGACCACCTGCCAGAGCTGGCTGCTGACCACCCAGATCGAATGCGACGAATCCCTGTTCTCGCAAAAGATGTGGATGGCCCTCGACCGTACGCGCTACATGCAATCGTCGAAAACTTTCGTGATGGTCGACCGGCCATTCTGGAAGGACAAGGATCCGGAAACCGGCCGCGACCTGATGAGCATGACCCTCACCGATCGCCTGACCCGTGGCACCTACCTGTTCGACAACGGCGACGACAAGCCAGGCGTGATTTGCCTGTCGTACTCGTGGATGAGCGACGCATTGAAAATGCTCCCACACCCGGTAGAAAAGCGCGTGAAGCTGGCACTGGATGCGTTGAAGAAGATCTACCCGAAAGTCGACATCGCGGCGCGGATCATCGGCGATCCGATCACCGTGTCCTGGGAAGCCGACCCGCATTTCCTTGGGGCTTTCAAAGGCGCCCTGCCCGGCCACTATCGCTACAACCAGCGCATGTACGCGCACTTCATGCAGGCTGACATGCCGGCCGAGCAGCGCGGGATTTTCATCGCCGGCGACGACGTTTCGTGGACGCCGGCGTGGGTCGAAGGCGCGGTGCAGACCTCGCTCAATGCGGTGTGGGGCATCATGAAACACTTCGGCGGTGAAACTCACGCCGAGAACCCGGGTCCAGGAGATGTGTTCAACGAGATCGGTCCGATCGCCCTGCACGAGTAA
- the pqqF gene encoding pyrroloquinoline quinone biosynthesis protein PqqF encodes MPALNHPLLHTETLANGLRVTLRHVPDLKRSAAVLRVAAGSHDVPLAWPGLAHFLEHLLFLGTERFPASQGLMAYVQGHGGQVNARTSERTTDYFFELPPQSFAGGLERLSDMLAHPRMNPDDQRREREVLHAEFVSWSRDTTAQQQFALFDGLSAAHPLRAFHAGNRYSLPVPQPEFQQALQDFYQRFYQTGQMTLSLAGPQSLDELRAMAQRFGAAIPVEEKVPQQAPTSLMDSSDKSYQQAGARRLDLLFAFDALPDSSPEALAFLCHWLNATKPGGLLAQLRERGLADSLKAAPLYQFAGQALLHIEFTLPANTTPDGIREQLLDWLGFFASQQPWTGLREEYAALLQRQQQVSGALQLARLDSEQREAGLSESGVAALKEVLKQIGAVDNFNGQWQLPTPNPFLRAEAPASSAGLIRGQTSKHRGLRTFAQDRSRGRRERSPMQFSQALPDNNAEGAVYLRWRLDLAPRSNLQASLENRLQPLREDARQAGVDFSFSASGNEWLLKMAGLQEPMPTILEHALKELTTPDASFSQEELPSVALMPIRQLLKALPDHCLDRTADSDDLMQLWSNARWDGLGTGLSAQTQAAMGLALSRVPGTADNQLTPPSPISAQQLWSTVDTGSSEHALLLFCPTATADIADEAAWRLLAHFCQTPFYQRLRVELQLGYAVFSALRQVHGQTGLLFGVQSPSVAPLDLLEHIEHFLSGLAGMIEDINDETFIDQRQALADQFDSAALPNAQAAELLWQGKLAGRSSDYLKLLPQTILMIDRETLLAAAQRLNQAGGGWRCLASGPCPTSPWQAAK; translated from the coding sequence ATGCCTGCGCTGAATCACCCCCTCCTTCACACTGAAACCCTGGCCAACGGTCTGCGGGTGACGCTGCGTCATGTTCCCGATTTGAAGCGCAGTGCTGCTGTGTTGCGGGTCGCGGCTGGCAGCCATGACGTGCCGCTGGCATGGCCCGGGCTGGCGCACTTTCTCGAACACCTGCTGTTTCTCGGTACAGAGCGCTTTCCCGCAAGCCAAGGGCTGATGGCCTACGTTCAGGGCCATGGCGGTCAGGTGAATGCGCGGACCAGCGAACGCACCACGGACTACTTTTTCGAGTTACCGCCTCAGTCGTTTGCCGGGGGACTGGAGCGCCTGTCGGACATGCTCGCTCATCCACGTATGAATCCGGACGATCAGCGGCGGGAACGGGAAGTGCTGCACGCAGAATTTGTCTCCTGGTCGCGGGATACGACCGCTCAACAGCAATTCGCGCTGTTCGATGGCCTTTCAGCGGCGCATCCACTCCGAGCGTTTCATGCCGGCAACCGCTACAGCCTGCCGGTTCCGCAACCTGAGTTTCAGCAAGCCTTGCAGGATTTTTATCAGCGGTTTTATCAGACCGGACAGATGACCTTGAGCCTGGCAGGACCGCAGAGTCTCGATGAGTTGAGGGCGATGGCTCAGCGCTTTGGCGCTGCAATTCCCGTAGAGGAAAAAGTCCCGCAACAAGCGCCTACATCGCTGATGGATTCTTCGGACAAAAGTTATCAACAGGCTGGAGCACGTCGACTGGATCTGCTGTTTGCCTTCGACGCGTTGCCCGATTCATCGCCTGAGGCGCTGGCGTTCCTGTGTCATTGGCTGAACGCCACGAAACCCGGTGGCCTGCTGGCGCAATTGCGCGAGCGCGGGCTGGCGGACAGCCTGAAAGCTGCGCCGCTGTATCAATTCGCCGGCCAGGCTTTGTTGCACATCGAGTTCACGTTGCCCGCCAACACGACGCCCGACGGGATCCGCGAACAGCTACTGGATTGGCTTGGATTCTTTGCCTCGCAGCAACCCTGGACCGGGTTGCGCGAAGAATACGCCGCACTGCTGCAACGTCAGCAACAAGTCAGCGGCGCCCTGCAACTGGCCCGACTTGACAGTGAACAGCGTGAAGCCGGGTTATCCGAATCGGGCGTTGCAGCCCTCAAGGAAGTCCTGAAACAAATCGGCGCTGTGGATAACTTCAACGGTCAATGGCAACTGCCAACACCTAATCCGTTTTTACGCGCCGAGGCTCCAGCCTCGAGTGCCGGACTGATCCGCGGCCAGACCAGCAAACACCGAGGCTTGCGGACGTTTGCCCAGGATCGCTCACGCGGTCGTCGTGAACGTTCGCCCATGCAGTTCAGTCAGGCATTGCCCGATAACAATGCCGAAGGTGCCGTTTACCTGCGCTGGCGTCTGGACTTGGCACCTCGCAGCAACCTTCAGGCGAGCCTGGAAAACCGCCTTCAGCCGTTGCGTGAAGACGCTCGTCAGGCAGGTGTCGATTTTTCCTTCAGCGCATCAGGCAATGAATGGCTGCTGAAAATGGCCGGGTTGCAGGAGCCGATGCCGACCATCCTCGAGCACGCGCTGAAAGAACTGACAACACCTGATGCCAGTTTCTCGCAAGAAGAGCTGCCAAGCGTTGCGTTGATGCCGATTCGACAGTTGCTTAAAGCGCTGCCCGATCACTGCCTTGACCGCACCGCTGACTCGGACGATTTGATGCAGCTTTGGTCAAACGCACGCTGGGATGGTCTGGGGACCGGCCTGTCCGCTCAGACACAAGCGGCGATGGGCCTTGCCTTGAGTCGTGTGCCCGGCACTGCGGACAATCAACTGACGCCGCCCTCCCCGATAAGCGCGCAGCAACTGTGGAGCACTGTCGACACCGGGTCTAGCGAACACGCGTTGTTGCTCTTCTGTCCGACCGCAACTGCGGACATCGCTGATGAAGCCGCCTGGCGCTTACTAGCTCACTTCTGCCAGACGCCGTTTTACCAACGCCTGCGGGTAGAACTGCAGCTCGGCTATGCGGTGTTCAGCGCCCTGCGGCAGGTCCATGGGCAGACCGGGCTGCTGTTCGGCGTGCAATCACCCAGCGTCGCCCCTCTGGATCTGCTGGAACACATCGAACACTTCCTGAGCGGATTGGCCGGGATGATCGAAGACATCAATGACGAGACCTTCATCGACCAGCGCCAGGCGCTGGCCGATCAATTCGATAGCGCGGCACTGCCCAATGCGCAGGCCGCCGAACTGCTCTGGCAGGGCAAACTGGCCGGCCGCTCGTCGGACTATCTGAAGCTTCTACCTCAGACGATTCTGATGATCGACCGCGAAACGTTACTGGCCGCAGCACAACGACTGAATCAGGCCGGAGGCGGTTGGCGCTGTCTGGCCAGCGGTCCGTGCCCAACCTCTCCTTGGCAAGCGGCAAAATGA
- a CDS encoding DUF3077 domain-containing protein, translating into MSKTDSSQPSELKTIGFTPLIFCSNQALFNVRGGVPISDALAQASDFLFLAKALTVDAAYAKDTDRHAWAAHYLTAMSKAVIDDVVKVPTR; encoded by the coding sequence ATGAGCAAAACAGACTCGTCCCAACCTTCAGAACTGAAAACCATCGGCTTCACCCCGTTGATTTTTTGCTCGAATCAAGCGCTGTTCAACGTCCGCGGTGGCGTCCCTATCAGCGACGCGCTGGCACAGGCTTCTGATTTTCTTTTCCTGGCCAAAGCGCTTACCGTGGATGCCGCCTACGCAAAAGACACCGACCGCCATGCATGGGCTGCGCATTATCTGACGGCGATGAGTAAGGCGGTGATTGATGATGTGGTGAAGGTGCCGACACGGTGA
- the pqqA gene encoding pyrroloquinoline quinone precursor peptide PqqA, giving the protein MSWSKPAYTDLRIGFEVTMYFASR; this is encoded by the coding sequence ATGTCCTGGTCCAAACCTGCTTACACCGACCTGCGTATCGGCTTTGAAGTCACCATGTACTTCGCAAGCCGCTAA
- a CDS encoding carbon-nitrogen hydrolase family protein, whose product MRVALYQCPPLPLDVAGNLQRLHQLALEAKGADLLVLPEMFLTGYNIGLDAVSVLAEVHNGESAQQIARIAKTAGIAILYGYPERTEDGQIYNAVQLIDANGERLCNYRKTHLFGDLDHSMFSAGPDEFPLVELNGWKLGFLICYDLEFPENARRLALAGAELILVPTANMIPYDFIADVTVRARAFENQCYVAYANYCGHEGEIQYCGQSSIAAPDGNRIAQAGLDEALIVGELDRQLMIDSRAANRYFLDRRPELYSELNKR is encoded by the coding sequence ATGCGCGTAGCCCTTTACCAATGTCCACCGCTGCCCCTGGATGTCGCCGGCAATCTGCAACGTCTGCATCAATTGGCGCTGGAGGCCAAGGGCGCGGATTTGCTGGTGCTGCCGGAGATGTTTTTGACCGGCTACAACATCGGCCTCGACGCGGTCAGCGTGCTGGCGGAGGTGCACAACGGTGAGTCGGCGCAGCAGATCGCGCGCATCGCCAAGACGGCCGGGATCGCCATTTTGTATGGCTATCCCGAGCGCACCGAGGATGGGCAGATCTACAACGCCGTGCAGTTGATCGACGCCAATGGTGAGCGCCTGTGCAACTACCGCAAGACTCACCTGTTCGGCGACCTCGATCACTCGATGTTCAGCGCCGGACCGGATGAGTTCCCGCTGGTTGAACTCAATGGCTGGAAGCTCGGTTTCCTGATCTGCTACGACCTGGAATTCCCGGAAAACGCCCGACGCCTGGCCCTGGCCGGCGCCGAGCTGATTCTGGTGCCGACGGCGAACATGATTCCTTACGACTTCATTGCCGACGTCACCGTTCGCGCCCGGGCCTTCGAAAACCAGTGCTATGTGGCTTACGCCAACTATTGCGGTCACGAAGGCGAGATCCAGTATTGCGGCCAGAGCAGCATCGCCGCGCCGGATGGCAATCGCATCGCCCAGGCAGGCCTTGATGAAGCACTGATTGTCGGCGAGCTGGATCGTCAGTTGATGATCGACTCCCGCGCCGCCAATCGCTACTTCCTCGATCGTCGCCCCGAGCTTTACAGCGAGCTGAACAAGCGCTGA
- the pqqD gene encoding pyrroloquinoline quinone biosynthesis peptide chaperone PqqD, translating into MSFDRSKTPSWRTGYRFQYEPAQKGHVLLYPEGMIKLNESAALIGGLIDGERDVAAIIAELDAQFPDVPELGDDIEQFMEVARAQHWIELA; encoded by the coding sequence ATGAGTTTTGATCGCAGCAAGACCCCGAGCTGGCGTACCGGCTACCGCTTCCAGTACGAACCGGCGCAGAAAGGTCATGTGCTGCTCTACCCGGAAGGCATGATCAAACTCAACGAAAGCGCCGCACTGATCGGCGGTTTGATCGACGGCGAGCGTGACGTCGCGGCAATCATCGCCGAACTGGACGCGCAGTTCCCCGACGTGCCCGAGCTCGGTGACGACATCGAGCAATTCATGGAGGTCGCCCGTGCTCAGCACTGGATCGAACTTGCCTGA
- a CDS encoding peptidase M41: MTNKMPPALRDHALQIAHHEMGHYVVARALGFATGGVSLTVTMDLRHQGGASISLARSISSMEAMREHLEARMMVLFAGAMGQALVSKHSLDKRVDKSKATAILKGELGAEQDYAKIRELRQLLRNIAYPDTVPTSSDRITAELKEITDRVWFRTQTIVEKLADTITELGRVLVDGMVMVEQWGRAADTYEIVLTGAMLERLRPVQAIPALTVASNS, translated from the coding sequence ATGACAAACAAAATGCCTCCCGCATTGCGGGACCATGCATTGCAGATTGCACATCACGAAATGGGGCACTACGTCGTAGCCCGCGCCTTGGGTTTTGCAACAGGCGGCGTCAGTCTGACAGTGACCATGGATTTAAGGCATCAAGGCGGGGCGTCCATAAGCTTGGCGCGGTCGATTTCGTCGATGGAAGCCATGAGGGAACATCTGGAAGCGCGGATGATGGTCCTGTTTGCTGGCGCAATGGGGCAGGCATTAGTTTCAAAGCATTCGCTCGACAAACGCGTCGATAAGTCGAAAGCGACAGCCATCCTCAAAGGAGAGCTCGGGGCGGAACAGGATTACGCAAAAATAAGGGAGTTACGGCAATTGCTGCGCAATATCGCCTACCCCGATACTGTTCCAACGTCGTCTGACCGCATCACGGCCGAGCTGAAAGAGATTACTGATCGTGTGTGGTTTCGGACTCAAACGATCGTAGAGAAATTGGCCGATACGATTACCGAATTGGGACGCGTGCTGGTCGACGGCATGGTCATGGTGGAGCAGTGGGGTAGGGCGGCGGATACGTATGAGATCGTGTTGACGGGTGCAATGCTTGAGCGGCTGCGACCCGTGCAGGCCATTCCTGCGTTAACGGTTGCTTCTAATAGTTGA
- the pqqE gene encoding pyrroloquinoline quinone biosynthesis protein PqqE translates to MPDSASDKLPPTPEIGLPLWLLAELTYRCPLQCPYCSNPLDFAEQGKELSIEQWIKVFREAREMGAAQLGFSGGEPLVRQDLAELITEARKLGFYTNLITSGIGLTEQKISDFKKAGLDHIQISFQASDEQVNNLLAGSKKAFAQKLEMARAVKAHGYPMVLNFVTHRHNIDKIDRIIELCIALEADFVELATCQFYGWAQLNRVGLLPTKEQLVHAERITNEYRAKLEAEGHPCKLIFVTPDYYEERPKACMNGWGSIFLTVTPDGTALPCHGARQMPVQFPNVRDHSMQHIWYDSFGFNRFRGYDWMPEPCRSCDEKEKDFGGCRCQAFMLTGDASNADPVCSKSEHHGVILKAREEAEHATQTIEQLAFRNERNSRLIAKS, encoded by the coding sequence TTGCCTGATTCCGCGTCAGACAAGTTACCGCCCACACCGGAAATCGGCCTGCCATTGTGGCTGCTGGCCGAGCTGACCTATCGCTGCCCGCTGCAATGCCCGTACTGCTCCAATCCTCTGGACTTCGCCGAGCAAGGCAAAGAACTGAGTATCGAGCAGTGGATCAAAGTGTTCCGCGAAGCGCGGGAAATGGGCGCGGCGCAGCTGGGCTTTTCCGGCGGTGAACCGCTGGTGCGCCAGGACCTCGCCGAGCTGATCACCGAGGCGCGCAAGCTGGGGTTCTACACCAACCTGATCACCTCGGGCATCGGCCTGACCGAGCAGAAAATCAGCGACTTCAAGAAGGCCGGCCTGGACCACATTCAGATCAGCTTTCAGGCCAGCGACGAGCAAGTGAACAACTTGCTGGCCGGCTCGAAAAAGGCCTTCGCCCAGAAGCTGGAAATGGCTCGCGCGGTGAAAGCCCACGGTTATCCGATGGTGCTGAACTTCGTGACCCATCGGCACAACATCGACAAGATCGACCGGATCATCGAGCTGTGCATCGCCCTTGAGGCGGACTTCGTCGAACTCGCCACTTGCCAGTTCTACGGTTGGGCGCAGCTCAATCGGGTCGGTCTGTTGCCGACCAAGGAACAACTGGTCCACGCCGAACGCATCACCAACGAATACCGCGCCAAACTGGAAGCCGAAGGGCATCCGTGCAAGCTGATTTTCGTCACCCCGGACTATTACGAAGAGCGCCCGAAAGCCTGCATGAACGGCTGGGGCAGTATTTTTCTGACAGTCACGCCGGACGGAACTGCCCTGCCGTGTCACGGCGCCCGACAGATGCCGGTGCAGTTTCCCAACGTGCGCGACCACAGCATGCAACACATCTGGTACGACTCGTTCGGCTTCAACCGTTTCCGCGGTTACGACTGGATGCCCGAGCCCTGCCGTTCCTGCGACGAGAAAGAAAAAGACTTCGGCGGCTGTCGCTGCCAGGCATTCATGCTCACGGGGGACGCGAGCAACGCCGACCCGGTGTGCAGCAAGTCGGAACATCACGGCGTGATCCTCAAGGCTCGCGAAGAAGCCGAGCACGCGACCCAGACCATTGAACAACTGGCCTTTCGCAATGAACGAAATTCACGACTCATCGCTAAAAGCTGA
- the pqqC gene encoding pyrroloquinoline-quinone synthase PqqC, with protein sequence MTDTAMSPAEFEAALRAKGAYYHIYHPYHVAMYEGRATREQIQGWVANRFYYQVNIPLKDAAILANCPDREIRREWIQRLLDHDGAPGEDGGIEAWLRLGQAVGLDPDQLRSQELVLPGVRFAVDAYVNFARRASWQEAASSSLTELFAPQIHQSRLDSWPQHYPWIDPAGYEYFRTRLGQARRDVEHGLAITLQHYTTRAGQERMLEILQFKLDILWSMLDAMSMAYELKRPPYHSVTEERVWHKGITL encoded by the coding sequence ATGACTGACACAGCAATGTCCCCCGCCGAGTTCGAAGCAGCCTTGCGAGCCAAGGGCGCCTATTACCACATCTATCATCCGTATCACGTGGCGATGTATGAAGGCCGGGCAACGCGCGAGCAGATCCAGGGCTGGGTCGCCAACCGCTTCTATTATCAGGTGAACATCCCGCTCAAGGACGCCGCAATCCTCGCCAACTGCCCGGACCGCGAGATTCGTCGTGAGTGGATTCAGCGTTTGCTCGACCATGACGGCGCCCCCGGCGAAGACGGCGGCATCGAAGCCTGGCTGCGCCTGGGCCAAGCCGTCGGCCTCGACCCGGATCAGCTGCGCTCGCAGGAATTGGTGCTACCTGGTGTACGTTTTGCCGTCGATGCCTACGTCAACTTCGCCCGCCGTGCCAGTTGGCAGGAAGCCGCCAGCAGCTCGCTGACCGAACTGTTCGCGCCGCAGATCCACCAGTCGCGCCTGGACAGCTGGCCGCAGCATTACCCGTGGATCGATCCGGCCGGTTACGAGTATTTCCGCACGCGTCTGGGTCAGGCACGTCGCGACGTGGAACACGGCTTGGCGATCACTTTGCAGCACTACACGACGCGGGCCGGCCAAGAGCGCATGCTGGAAATTCTCCAGTTCAAACTGGACATTCTTTGGAGCATGCTCGATGCCATGAGCATGGCCTACGAACTGAAACGCCCGCCGTATCACAGCGTGACCGAGGAACGGGTCTGGCATAAAGGAATCACCTTATGA
- a CDS encoding Lrp/AsnC family transcriptional regulator — protein MPETRPPVLDEIDRQLIAALQINARESVAMLARQLGIARTTVTSRLARLEKAKVITGYGVRLGQRVVDGGLQAYVGITVQPRSGKEVLRRLSAMAQVQQLCAVSGEFDYVAWLRTDSPEQLDQLLDQIGSVDGVEKTTTSIILSSKIDRGQPV, from the coding sequence TTGCCTGAAACTCGCCCACCCGTTCTTGACGAAATCGACCGCCAGTTGATCGCAGCCCTGCAAATCAATGCCCGCGAGAGCGTGGCCATGCTCGCGCGACAATTGGGCATCGCTCGCACCACCGTCACTTCGCGATTGGCTCGGCTGGAAAAGGCCAAAGTAATCACCGGTTACGGCGTGCGTTTAGGTCAACGTGTCGTGGATGGCGGCTTGCAGGCGTACGTCGGGATCACCGTGCAACCGCGCTCGGGCAAGGAAGTGTTGCGACGTCTCAGCGCGATGGCTCAGGTGCAGCAGTTGTGTGCGGTCAGTGGCGAATTTGATTACGTGGCGTGGTTGCGCACCGACTCACCTGAGCAGCTGGATCAGTTGCTGGATCAGATCGGCAGTGTGGATGGGGTGGAGAAGACCACGACCTCGATCATTCTCAGCAGCAAGATTGATCGGGGCCAGCCGGTTTAA
- the pqqB gene encoding pyrroloquinoline quinone biosynthesis protein PqqB, whose protein sequence is MFVQILGSAAGGGFPQWNCNCVNCAGFRDGSLNAKARTQSSIAISDNGVNWVLCNASPDIRAQLQSFAPMQPGRALRDTGINAIILMDSQIDHTTGLLSLREGCPHQVWCTDMVHEDLSTGFPLFTMLTHWNGGLTWNQIELDRSFIIPACPSLRFTPLPLRSAAPPYSPHRFDPHPGDNIGLIVEDLNTGGKLFYAPGLGKVDAPLLEIMAGSDCLLVDGTMWDDDEMQRRGVGTRTGREMGHLAQNGPGGMLEVLEQLPNQRKILIHINNTNPILDEDSPERVELVLRDVEVAYDGMSIVL, encoded by the coding sequence ATGTTTGTCCAGATTCTAGGTTCCGCCGCCGGCGGTGGTTTCCCCCAGTGGAACTGCAACTGCGTGAACTGCGCCGGTTTTCGCGATGGCAGCCTGAACGCCAAGGCGCGGACCCAGTCGTCCATCGCGATTTCCGATAACGGCGTGAACTGGGTGTTGTGCAACGCATCGCCGGACATTCGCGCCCAGCTCCAGAGCTTCGCCCCGATGCAACCGGGCCGCGCCCTGCGCGATACCGGCATCAACGCGATCATCCTGATGGACAGCCAGATCGACCACACCACCGGCCTGCTCAGCCTACGCGAAGGTTGCCCGCACCAGGTCTGGTGCACCGACATGGTCCACGAAGACCTGAGCACCGGTTTCCCGCTGTTCACCATGCTGACCCACTGGAACGGCGGGCTGACCTGGAACCAGATCGAGCTCGACCGCAGCTTCATCATCCCGGCCTGCCCGAGTCTGCGCTTCACCCCGCTGCCGTTGCGCAGCGCCGCACCACCGTACTCGCCGCACCGCTTCGACCCGCACCCCGGCGACAACATCGGCCTGATCGTTGAAGACCTCAACACCGGTGGCAAACTGTTCTACGCACCGGGCTTGGGCAAGGTCGACGCACCGCTGCTGGAGATCATGGCGGGCAGCGATTGTCTGCTGGTGGACGGCACGATGTGGGATGACGACGAAATGCAGCGCCGTGGCGTCGGCACCCGCACCGGTCGGGAAATGGGCCACCTGGCGCAGAATGGCCCCGGTGGCATGCTGGAAGTGCTGGAACAGCTGCCCAACCAGCGCAAAATACTTATCCACATCAACAACACCAACCCGATTCTTGATGAGGATTCGCCGGAGCGTGTAGAACTGGTTCTGCGTGATGTTGAAGTGGCGTATGACGGCATGAGTATTGTGTTGTAG